In one Candidatus Eisenbacteria bacterium genomic region, the following are encoded:
- the hrcA gene encoding heat-inducible transcription repressor HrcA produces MTRPDLDERHRRILTFVVESHVTRAEPVGSQYVRAAYHLSISPATIRNAMQQLEERGFLGHPHTSAGRVPTEAGYRYYVDELMRPEPIPKATRRTVSEAIGPVPETGNPIPAEILHVLARASRQLALVLIQDSAERVVERVDVVGLEGGLLVLALRETTGRVATSSWKPERPPDGATLRQAQRRIQEALPIRGAEEATALAARARRESPTAGAAAGAALAADLLERIAHLMEAAGPPAVRIDGADNIASQPEFQSPASLRPLVSLLAEREPMARALEATAEFGRARVSIGRENGAGALRNCSIVGMRVEARGVQGLLGVMGPVRMPYRRLVSLVSYVGERLAEAR; encoded by the coding sequence ATGACCCGACCCGATCTCGACGAGCGGCATCGCCGCATCCTGACGTTCGTGGTGGAGAGCCACGTGACCCGAGCCGAACCGGTCGGGTCGCAGTATGTCCGCGCGGCCTATCATCTCAGCATCTCGCCGGCCACGATCCGGAACGCGATGCAGCAGCTGGAAGAGCGCGGGTTCCTCGGCCATCCCCACACCTCCGCCGGGCGCGTCCCGACGGAAGCGGGCTATCGCTATTACGTCGACGAGCTGATGCGGCCCGAGCCGATCCCGAAGGCAACCCGCCGCACCGTCTCCGAGGCGATCGGCCCTGTCCCGGAGACCGGCAACCCGATTCCTGCGGAGATCCTGCATGTCCTCGCGCGGGCGTCCCGGCAGCTGGCGCTCGTCCTGATCCAGGACAGCGCCGAGCGGGTCGTGGAGCGGGTCGACGTGGTCGGGCTCGAGGGTGGTCTCTTGGTCTTGGCGCTTCGGGAGACCACCGGCCGGGTCGCCACGTCCAGCTGGAAGCCCGAGCGGCCGCCGGATGGCGCGACCCTGCGACAGGCCCAAAGACGCATCCAGGAGGCGCTCCCGATCCGCGGCGCGGAAGAGGCGACGGCGCTCGCGGCGCGTGCACGCCGGGAATCGCCCACCGCCGGCGCAGCCGCCGGCGCCGCGCTCGCCGCGGATCTCCTCGAGCGGATCGCGCATCTCATGGAAGCCGCCGGGCCGCCCGCGGTCCGGATCGACGGCGCCGACAACATCGCCTCCCAGCCCGAATTCCAGTCGCCGGCCAGCCTCCGGCCGTTGGTCTCGCTCCTGGCCGAGCGGGAGCCGATGGCGCGCGCCCTCGAGGCGACCGCCGAATTCGGCCGAGCGCGGGTCTCGATCGGGCGCGAGAACGGCGCGGGCGCGCTCCGAAATTGCTCGATCGTCGGGATGCGCGTCGAGGCGCGCGGCGTGCAGGGGCTTCTTGGCGTCATGGGCCCGGTGCGGATGCCGTACCGCCGGCTCGTGTCGCTCGTCTCGTACGTGGGGGAACGCCTCGCGGAGGCACGATGA
- the hemW gene encoding radical SAM family heme chaperone HemW, whose product MIVEHGLYLHLPYCRSLCPYCAFAKAPLHRAEPERLLRALRAEWEMAREDDGRWGRPRTIFFGGGTPTALAPESLGELLAWIGDAFDLSRVREWTAEANPEGLTDEKLAVLRRGGVDRLSLGIQSLEPGVLRALGRIHSAAAALDAIARARRAAFTNISIDLMVAVPGETPEGVRRAVETVVELGVPHVSVYSLQVEEGTPLSAKVARGAVEAPGDEVAAARYEEIAAVLGCAGYVHYEVSNWALPGYESRHNTGYWARRPYLGLGPGAHSFDGVERWRNEEGVTRYYERVEEGALPRDDRAALSPRDEVEERIMLGLRRAQGLRRIELTRLAGPVATRWSEWAASAGAVRLDPPGRVRPTDRGLLLAQEISAELLARMSEAPPAPA is encoded by the coding sequence ATGATCGTGGAACACGGGCTCTACCTCCATCTGCCGTACTGCCGCAGCCTCTGCCCCTACTGCGCTTTCGCGAAGGCGCCGCTCCACCGGGCGGAGCCCGAGCGCCTTCTGCGCGCGCTCCGGGCCGAGTGGGAAATGGCCCGCGAGGATGACGGCCGCTGGGGAAGGCCGCGCACGATTTTCTTCGGCGGGGGCACGCCGACCGCCCTGGCTCCCGAGTCGCTCGGCGAGCTCTTGGCGTGGATCGGCGACGCGTTCGATCTGAGCCGCGTGCGCGAGTGGACCGCCGAGGCGAACCCGGAGGGACTGACCGACGAGAAGCTCGCGGTCCTTCGCCGCGGCGGCGTCGATCGCCTGAGCCTCGGAATCCAGTCGCTCGAGCCGGGAGTGCTCCGCGCGCTCGGCCGCATCCATTCCGCCGCCGCCGCGCTCGACGCGATCGCGCGGGCGCGGAGAGCCGCGTTCACGAACATCTCGATCGATCTCATGGTCGCGGTTCCCGGTGAGACGCCCGAGGGGGTCCGCCGCGCCGTCGAGACGGTCGTGGAGCTCGGCGTCCCGCACGTCTCGGTATACAGCCTCCAGGTCGAAGAGGGGACGCCCCTTTCGGCGAAGGTCGCGCGCGGGGCCGTCGAGGCGCCGGGCGATGAGGTCGCGGCGGCGCGGTACGAGGAGATCGCCGCGGTCCTGGGCTGCGCCGGGTACGTCCACTACGAAGTGTCGAACTGGGCGCTTCCCGGCTACGAGTCCCGGCACAACACCGGCTACTGGGCGCGCCGTCCTTACCTGGGGCTCGGGCCCGGCGCGCATTCGTTCGACGGCGTGGAGCGCTGGAGAAACGAGGAGGGCGTGACCCGCTATTACGAGCGCGTCGAGGAGGGGGCGCTCCCGCGGGACGACCGCGCGGCGCTCTCGCCGCGGGATGAGGTCGAGGAGAGGATCATGCTCGGGCTCAGGCGCGCGCAGGGGCTTCGCCGGATCGAGCTCACGCGGCTCGCGGGACCGGTCGCCACGAGGTGGAGCGAGTGGGCGGCAAGCGCCGGCGCGGTTCGCCTCGATCCGCCGGGCCGCGTCCGGCCCACCGATCGAGGCCTCCTCCTCGCTCAGGAGATTTCCGCCGAGCTCCTCGCCCGCATGAGCGAGGCACCGCCCGCGCCGGCTTGA
- the lepB gene encoding signal peptidase I: MRAKARIKSTVREYVEAILLAVVLTVVIRGLVIQAFRIPSGSMEDTLLVGDFLFVNKMVYGSEIDIGFGGNRIVYHRFPAIQEPKPGDIIVFRYPDDPARDFIKRCVAVGGQVVEIREKVLYVDGRPREEPYAVHKDPRVLPRETSRRDNFGPFQVPQGHLFMMGDNRDNSHDSRFWGALPRSLVKGKAMFLYWSWDADRRLPRLNRLFHPVG; the protein is encoded by the coding sequence ATGCGGGCCAAGGCGCGCATCAAATCGACCGTCCGCGAGTACGTGGAGGCGATCCTCCTCGCGGTCGTCCTGACGGTCGTGATCCGGGGCCTCGTGATCCAGGCGTTCCGGATTCCCAGCGGTTCCATGGAGGACACGCTCCTCGTGGGCGACTTCCTCTTCGTCAACAAGATGGTGTACGGCTCGGAGATCGACATCGGATTTGGGGGAAACCGGATCGTCTATCACCGCTTCCCGGCGATCCAGGAGCCGAAGCCGGGGGACATCATCGTGTTCCGGTATCCGGACGACCCCGCGCGCGATTTCATCAAGCGCTGCGTCGCGGTCGGCGGCCAGGTCGTGGAAATTCGGGAAAAGGTGCTCTACGTGGACGGACGCCCGCGCGAGGAGCCGTACGCGGTGCACAAGGATCCGCGAGTGCTGCCTCGCGAGACAAGCCGCCGCGACAATTTTGGTCCGTTCCAGGTGCCGCAGGGGCACCTGTTCATGATGGGCGACAACCGCGACAACAGCCACGACAGCCGGTTCTGGGGCGCGCTGCCGCGGAGTCTCGTGAAGGGGAAGGCGATGTTCCTTTACTGGTCGTGGGACGCGGACCGTAGGCTGCCGCGCCTCAACCGCCTCTTCCACCCGGTGGGATGA
- the lepA gene encoding elongation factor 4 encodes MSASDLATMKRRETVRNFCIIAHIDHGKSTLADRLLEKTKTVPKSKMKDQVLDNMDLEREKGITIKSHAIAMSYLAKDGKTYQLNLIDTPGHVDFTYEVSRSLAACEGAILVVDASQGVQAQTISNLYLAQDQRLTIVPVLNKVDMPAAMPDEVALEMAQLLHVEPEEVIRVSAKEGTNIEGVLEAIVARVPPPADLRDGTLQALIFDSVFDQFRGVIVYVRVTRGTIRPGHAIRFLSTDKNYEVLEVGVLRLGLEPREELTAGDVGYVIANVKVVADAKVGDTIVSADDPAPTALPGYRPVKPMVFSGLYPMEAESYESLKESLSRLQLNDASLTYEPETSLALGFGFRCGFLGLLHMEIVQERLTREYDVNLIATVPSVEYHVLRTNGELSVVENPALMPPANQIESIEEPYVRAQVIVPTEYVGNIMKLAQDRRGIFGGMQYPSEDRAHLTYDLPLGEIVLDFYDKLKSLSRGYASLDYELAGYKPADLVKMDVVLNGDPVDALSVIVNRAGAYEWGRDICLKLKELIPRQMFPIAIQAAIGGNVIARETISALRKNVIAKCYGGDITRKRKLLEKQREGKQRMKQIGTVRIPQEAFLAVLRVER; translated from the coding sequence ATGTCCGCTTCTGATCTCGCCACGATGAAACGTCGCGAGACCGTCCGGAATTTCTGCATCATCGCGCACATCGACCACGGGAAGTCCACGCTGGCCGACCGGCTTCTGGAAAAGACCAAGACCGTCCCGAAGTCGAAGATGAAAGACCAGGTGCTGGACAACATGGACCTGGAGCGGGAGAAGGGAATCACGATCAAGTCGCACGCGATCGCGATGTCGTATCTGGCGAAGGACGGGAAGACCTACCAGCTCAACCTCATCGACACCCCGGGACACGTCGACTTCACCTACGAGGTGTCGCGGAGCCTCGCCGCCTGCGAGGGGGCGATCCTGGTCGTCGACGCCTCCCAGGGCGTGCAGGCGCAGACGATCTCGAACCTCTATCTGGCCCAGGACCAGCGCCTGACGATCGTCCCCGTCCTCAACAAGGTGGACATGCCCGCCGCCATGCCCGACGAGGTGGCGCTCGAGATGGCGCAGCTCCTCCACGTGGAACCGGAGGAGGTGATCCGGGTTTCCGCCAAGGAGGGGACGAACATCGAGGGCGTGCTCGAGGCGATCGTCGCGCGGGTCCCCCCGCCGGCCGACCTGCGGGACGGCACGCTGCAGGCCCTGATCTTCGACTCCGTCTTCGACCAGTTCCGGGGCGTGATCGTCTACGTCCGCGTCACGCGCGGGACCATCCGGCCGGGTCACGCGATCCGATTCCTTTCGACGGACAAGAACTACGAGGTGCTCGAGGTCGGCGTGCTGCGGCTGGGGCTCGAGCCGCGGGAGGAGCTCACGGCGGGCGACGTCGGCTACGTCATCGCGAACGTGAAGGTCGTGGCGGACGCCAAGGTGGGCGATACGATCGTCTCGGCGGACGATCCCGCTCCGACGGCGCTCCCGGGCTACCGGCCGGTCAAGCCGATGGTCTTCTCGGGTCTCTACCCGATGGAGGCGGAGAGCTATGAGTCGCTCAAGGAGTCGCTCTCCCGGCTTCAGCTGAACGACGCGTCGCTCACGTACGAGCCCGAGACCTCCCTCGCGCTCGGCTTCGGGTTCCGCTGCGGATTTCTGGGGCTCCTCCACATGGAGATCGTCCAGGAGCGGCTCACGCGCGAATACGACGTCAACCTGATCGCGACGGTGCCGAGCGTCGAGTACCACGTGCTCCGCACGAACGGGGAGCTATCCGTCGTCGAGAACCCGGCTCTGATGCCGCCCGCGAACCAGATCGAGTCGATCGAGGAGCCGTACGTGCGCGCGCAGGTCATCGTCCCGACCGAGTACGTGGGCAACATCATGAAGCTGGCGCAGGACCGGCGCGGTATCTTCGGGGGCATGCAATACCCGAGCGAGGACCGGGCGCACCTGACCTACGACCTTCCGCTCGGCGAGATCGTCCTCGACTTCTACGACAAGCTCAAGTCGTTGAGCCGCGGATACGCCTCCCTCGACTACGAGCTGGCCGGCTACAAGCCTGCCGATCTCGTGAAGATGGACGTGGTCCTGAACGGCGATCCCGTCGACGCGCTCTCGGTGATCGTGAACCGGGCGGGCGCGTACGAATGGGGTCGCGACATCTGCCTCAAGCTGAAAGAATTGATCCCGCGCCAGATGTTTCCGATCGCGATCCAAGCGGCGATCGGCGGAAATGTGATCGCGCGGGAGACGATCTCCGCGTTGCGCAAGAACGTGATCGCCAAGTGCTACGGCGGGGACATCACCCGCAAACGAAAGCTCCTCGAGAAGCAACGCGAGGGGAAACAGCGAATGAAGCAGATCGGCACCGTCCGGATTCCCCAGGAGGCGTTCCTCGCGGTCCTCCGGGTCGAGCGGTGA